One Qipengyuania gaetbuli genomic region harbors:
- a CDS encoding DUF3429 domain-containing protein — MREIPGLARVLGLSGLLPQAACLIALVFGPPEWREPALRIAAIYAALILSFLGGLWWGIAAGAPAAERRRALGWLWIAAVTPSLVALACFLPWAFGWRWPEPSLVMLGAALLISLGVDARLGSLAPRWWMALRVPLSVGLGAMTIAIALT; from the coding sequence ATGAGAGAAATTCCCGGTCTTGCACGGGTGCTCGGCCTTTCGGGCCTCTTGCCGCAGGCGGCCTGCCTGATCGCGCTGGTGTTCGGCCCGCCCGAATGGCGCGAACCGGCCCTGCGCATCGCGGCAATCTACGCGGCCCTCATCCTCAGCTTCCTCGGAGGTTTGTGGTGGGGCATTGCCGCAGGCGCGCCGGCTGCCGAACGGCGCAGGGCGCTGGGCTGGCTGTGGATCGCGGCTGTCACGCCGAGCCTGGTGGCGCTCGCCTGCTTCCTGCCGTGGGCATTCGGCTGGCGCTGGCCCGAACCCTCGCTGGTCATGCTCGGCGCGGCATTGCTGATCAGCCTCGGCGTCGATGCGCGCCTCGGCTCGCTCGCGCCGCGCTGGTGGATGGCGCTGCGTGTCCCGCTGTCGGTGGGGCTGGGGGCGATGACCATAGCCATCGCCCTGACCTAG
- a CDS encoding SWIB/MDM2 domain-containing protein, translating into MAGKNNALQKPVNLTPELEAVVGKGPMTRAQVTSKVWDHIKANGLQDSKDKRMINPDAKLGAVIGKDQISMFKMTGAVSKHMS; encoded by the coding sequence ATGGCTGGCAAGAACAACGCACTGCAAAAGCCGGTGAACCTGACGCCGGAACTCGAAGCCGTCGTCGGCAAGGGTCCGATGACCCGCGCCCAGGTGACGTCGAAGGTGTGGGACCACATCAAGGCGAACGGCCTGCAGGACTCGAAGGACAAGCGCATGATCAATCCCGACGCCAAGCTCGGCGCGGTGATCGGCAAGGACCAGATCTCGATGTTCAAGATGACCGGTGCCGTTTCCAAGCACATGAGCTGA
- the dapD gene encoding 2,3,4,5-tetrahydropyridine-2,6-dicarboxylate N-succinyltransferase translates to MSAELETAIEAAWEDRANVTPQSADVRAAVEAALKLLDSGEGRVAQPDGKGGWQVNQWLKKAVLLSFRLNDNRVMEGGSAGHPAFDKVPSKFAGWDDARFREAGFRVVPGAVAREGAYIAPGCVLMPSFVNIGAYVGKGTMVDTWASIGSCAQIGENCHISAGAGIGGVLEPMQANPTIIGDNCFIGARSEIVEGVIVGEGCVVSMGVFITQSTKIVYRDTGEVIRGHLPPFSVVVPGTLPGKDGGPGLACAVIVKTVDAQTREKTGINELLRD, encoded by the coding sequence ATGAGCGCCGAGCTAGAAACCGCCATCGAAGCCGCGTGGGAAGACCGCGCCAACGTCACGCCGCAGAGCGCGGACGTGCGCGCTGCGGTCGAGGCTGCCCTCAAGCTGCTCGACAGCGGCGAAGGCCGCGTAGCCCAGCCTGACGGCAAGGGCGGCTGGCAGGTCAACCAGTGGCTCAAGAAGGCGGTCCTGCTGTCCTTCCGCCTCAACGACAACCGCGTGATGGAAGGCGGCAGCGCCGGCCATCCCGCCTTCGACAAGGTGCCGAGCAAGTTTGCCGGCTGGGACGATGCCCGTTTCCGCGAAGCAGGCTTCCGCGTGGTGCCGGGCGCCGTGGCCCGCGAAGGCGCCTATATCGCGCCCGGCTGCGTGCTGATGCCGAGCTTCGTCAACATCGGCGCCTATGTCGGCAAGGGCACCATGGTCGACACCTGGGCCAGCATCGGCAGCTGCGCGCAGATCGGCGAGAACTGCCATATCTCGGCAGGCGCAGGCATCGGCGGCGTGCTTGAACCGATGCAGGCGAACCCGACCATCATCGGCGACAATTGCTTCATCGGCGCGCGCAGCGAAATCGTCGAGGGCGTGATCGTGGGCGAAGGCTGCGTGGTTTCGATGGGCGTCTTCATCACCCAGTCGACCAAGATCGTCTACCGCGACACCGGCGAAGTCATTCGCGGCCACCTGCCGCCGTTCTCAGTCGTCGTCCCCGGCACGCTGCCCGGCAAGGATGGCGGCCCCGGCCTCGCCTGCGCGGTGATCGTGAAGACGGTCGATGCCCAGACGCGCGAGAAAACCGGCATCAACGAGCTGCTGCGCGACTGA
- a CDS encoding dipeptidase, with protein sequence MPAAAKETPEQVAAAALEAAPVWDGHNDVPIQLRGRFDNLINDFDFVDTLDTQDGDRAAMHTDLVRLEKGDVGAQFWSVYVSAALPEPEAVQATIEQIDVTKRLIARNPDKLALALTADDVAKAMAEGRIASLMGMEGGHSIGNSLAVLRQMYDLGARYMTLTHSTTLDWADSATDAPRHDGLNTFGKDVVREMQRMGMLVDLSHVSEAAMHDALDVSGAPVIFSHSGARAINGHLRNVPDSVLARLPENGGVLMVVALPWFINEELRNHSANRSAEEARLKALFPGLPDNVEAGLAKWDATNRPPVSTVADMADHIDHIRKVAGIDHIGIGGDYDGMPTGPVGMEDVAGYPALFVELAKRGYSQADLEKISSRNMMRAMREAEAFAASRRDMAPIEYPVGKPRDVE encoded by the coding sequence ATGCCGGCAGCAGCGAAAGAGACTCCGGAACAGGTGGCGGCTGCCGCGCTCGAGGCAGCGCCGGTGTGGGACGGGCACAACGACGTGCCGATCCAGCTGCGCGGGCGGTTCGACAATCTCATCAACGATTTCGATTTCGTCGATACGCTCGACACGCAGGATGGCGACCGGGCGGCCATGCACACCGATCTCGTCCGGCTGGAAAAGGGCGATGTCGGCGCGCAGTTCTGGTCAGTCTATGTCAGCGCCGCGCTGCCCGAGCCCGAAGCCGTACAGGCGACCATCGAGCAGATCGACGTGACCAAGCGCCTGATTGCGCGCAACCCGGACAAGCTCGCGCTCGCGCTGACCGCCGACGATGTCGCGAAGGCCATGGCAGAGGGCAGGATCGCCTCGCTGATGGGTATGGAAGGCGGCCATTCGATCGGCAACAGCCTCGCTGTGCTGCGCCAGATGTACGACCTTGGCGCGCGCTACATGACGCTCACACACTCGACGACGCTCGACTGGGCGGATAGCGCGACCGATGCGCCGCGCCATGACGGGCTGAACACTTTCGGCAAGGACGTCGTGCGCGAGATGCAGCGCATGGGGATGCTGGTCGACCTCAGCCACGTGAGCGAAGCCGCGATGCACGATGCGCTGGACGTGTCGGGCGCGCCGGTCATCTTCAGCCATTCGGGCGCCCGCGCGATCAATGGCCACTTGCGCAACGTGCCCGACAGCGTGCTTGCCCGCCTGCCGGAAAACGGCGGCGTCCTAATGGTGGTCGCGCTGCCCTGGTTCATCAACGAGGAACTGCGCAACCACTCGGCCAATCGCTCGGCCGAAGAAGCGCGGCTGAAGGCGCTGTTCCCGGGCCTGCCCGACAATGTCGAGGCGGGGCTGGCGAAATGGGACGCCACCAATCGCCCGCCGGTCTCGACCGTGGCCGACATGGCCGACCACATCGACCACATCCGCAAGGTTGCAGGCATCGACCACATCGGCATCGGCGGGGACTATGACGGCATGCCGACCGGCCCCGTGGGTATGGAAGACGTGGCTGGTTATCCAGCGCTGTTCGTCGAACTGGCGAAACGCGGTTATTCGCAGGCGGACCTCGAAAAGATTTCGAGCCGCAACATGATGCGCGCCATGCGCGAGGCAGAGGCTTTCGCCGCAAGCCGCCGCGACATGGCGCCGATCGAATATCCGGTGGGCAAACCCCGCGACGTGGAGTGA
- a CDS encoding S41 family peptidase, with translation MSMGRAIISSVLAISLAACGGGDSPSGGGGTPTPPPSGGGTDTCSLSARQDWVRGVLDEWYLFPELLDNTVNKANYSDVQTYIDALVAPARAQNKDRFFTYLTSIKEENDLINNGSNAGFGIRLIYDTSANRVYVAESFETGPAFPAGFDRGTEIISINGQSVASLMASGGPTAVSQALGPSDPGVTRTFVIRNGNVDQTVSVTKTEYPLDPISDRYGVQILNDGTGEVGYVNLRTFIVSDAGPQLRAAFQQFRDRGITKVILDLRYNGGGLVSVAELLGDLMADGREGQVFSRTVLRDSKSSENSTDLFQNQPEQIAVTKLAVIGRAGTASASELVTNSFIPYLGGNLALIGTNTYGKPVGQFAFDRSACDDRLRAVAFKTVNSAGNGEYFSGLAGVMQATCRADDGIFKPFSDPSEASISVALDFLAGRSCTAITGRGSDPSVQSVGTRKELLQPAWPTAAQRDVPGIF, from the coding sequence ATGTCCATGGGTCGCGCCATCATCTCTTCGGTACTTGCCATCTCGCTTGCCGCTTGCGGCGGCGGGGACAGCCCCAGCGGTGGCGGCGGCACGCCCACCCCGCCGCCTTCCGGAGGCGGCACGGACACCTGCTCGCTTTCGGCCCGGCAGGACTGGGTGCGCGGTGTTCTCGACGAATGGTACCTGTTCCCCGAGCTGCTCGACAACACAGTCAACAAGGCGAACTATTCGGACGTCCAGACCTATATCGATGCTCTCGTCGCGCCCGCCCGGGCGCAGAACAAGGACCGGTTCTTCACCTACCTGACCTCGATCAAGGAAGAGAACGACCTCATCAACAACGGGTCGAACGCCGGCTTCGGCATCCGCCTGATCTACGACACCAGCGCGAACCGGGTCTATGTCGCGGAATCCTTCGAAACCGGTCCGGCCTTCCCGGCGGGCTTCGATCGCGGTACCGAGATCATCTCGATCAACGGTCAGTCGGTCGCATCGCTGATGGCATCGGGCGGGCCGACCGCGGTCAGCCAGGCACTGGGGCCGTCCGATCCGGGCGTGACGCGGACCTTCGTCATCCGCAATGGCAACGTCGATCAGACCGTATCGGTCACCAAGACGGAATACCCGCTCGATCCGATTTCGGACCGCTACGGCGTCCAGATCCTCAACGACGGCACGGGCGAGGTCGGCTACGTCAACCTGCGCACCTTCATCGTGTCCGATGCCGGCCCACAGCTGCGCGCCGCGTTCCAGCAGTTCCGCGATCGCGGGATCACCAAGGTCATTCTCGACCTGCGGTACAATGGCGGCGGCCTCGTCTCGGTGGCCGAGCTCCTCGGCGACCTGATGGCCGACGGGCGCGAGGGCCAGGTCTTCTCGCGCACTGTGCTGCGCGATTCCAAGTCTTCGGAAAACTCGACCGACCTGTTCCAGAACCAGCCCGAACAGATCGCCGTGACCAAGCTTGCCGTCATCGGGCGCGCGGGCACCGCTTCGGCGAGCGAGCTGGTGACGAACTCGTTCATTCCCTACCTCGGCGGAAATCTCGCGCTGATCGGCACCAACACCTATGGCAAGCCCGTGGGCCAGTTCGCCTTCGACCGTTCGGCCTGCGACGACCGCCTTCGTGCAGTCGCGTTCAAGACGGTCAATTCGGCCGGAAACGGCGAATATTTCAGCGGCCTTGCCGGCGTGATGCAAGCCACCTGCCGCGCGGACGACGGTATCTTCAAACCCTTCAGCGACCCGAGCGAGGCATCGATCAGCGTGGCGCTCGACTTCCTCGCGGGGCGCAGCTGCACTGCGATTACCGGTCGCGGTTCGGATCCGTCGGTCCAGTCGGTCGGAACGCGCAAGGAACTGCTGCAGCCGGCCTGGCCGACCGCCGCCCAGCGCGACGTGCCGGGTATCTTTTGA
- a CDS encoding acyl-CoA dehydrogenase family protein, with product MDFEPTERQTYWRDRVRNFIEANVRPAVATYKAQDAEGERWKVIQVVEDLKAKAKAEGIWNLFMPPRNDSHHHVDDTFEFEGPGLTNLEYALCAEEMGRIGFASEVFNCSAPDTGNMEVFHRYGTREQKEQWLTPLMNGEIRSAFLMTEPFTASSDATNIECRIERDGDEYVINGRKWWSSGVGDPRCKVAIVMGKTDFSAGRHAAQSMILMPMDAPGVTILRHLPVFGYDDAPHGHMEVELKDVRVPVTNMLLGEGRGFEIAQGRLGPGRIHHCMRTIGVAEEALHKMCQRLQEREAFGKPIYKHSVWEERVARARIDIDMTRLLCLKAADMMDKVGNKAAKQEIAMIKVQAPNMALKIIDDAIQAHGGGGVSDDYGLANAYAHQRTLRLADGPDEVHARSIARMEFAKHLPKAGPTANALRDGKAPTTGNDNLSSGDMGVAR from the coding sequence ATGGATTTCGAACCCACCGAAAGGCAAACCTACTGGCGCGACCGGGTAAGGAACTTCATCGAGGCCAATGTCCGCCCCGCCGTCGCGACCTACAAGGCGCAGGATGCCGAGGGCGAACGCTGGAAAGTCATCCAGGTGGTCGAAGACCTCAAGGCCAAGGCCAAGGCCGAAGGCATCTGGAACCTGTTCATGCCGCCGCGCAACGACAGCCACCACCATGTCGACGACACGTTCGAATTCGAAGGCCCCGGTCTCACCAATCTCGAATATGCGCTCTGCGCCGAGGAAATGGGCCGCATCGGTTTCGCATCCGAAGTGTTCAACTGTTCCGCCCCCGACACGGGCAACATGGAAGTGTTCCACCGCTACGGCACGCGCGAGCAGAAGGAGCAGTGGCTCACCCCGCTGATGAACGGTGAAATCCGTTCGGCCTTCCTCATGACCGAACCCTTCACCGCTTCTTCCGATGCGACCAACATCGAATGCCGGATCGAACGTGACGGCGACGAATACGTGATCAACGGCCGCAAGTGGTGGTCCTCGGGCGTGGGCGATCCGCGCTGCAAGGTCGCCATCGTCATGGGCAAGACCGATTTCTCGGCCGGCCGCCATGCCGCCCAGTCGATGATCCTCATGCCGATGGATGCGCCGGGCGTGACCATCCTGCGCCACCTGCCGGTGTTCGGCTATGACGATGCGCCGCACGGCCACATGGAAGTGGAACTGAAGGACGTGCGCGTCCCTGTCACCAACATGCTGCTGGGCGAAGGCCGCGGCTTCGAGATCGCGCAAGGCCGCCTCGGGCCGGGCCGTATCCACCACTGCATGCGCACCATCGGCGTTGCAGAGGAAGCGCTCCACAAGATGTGCCAGCGCCTCCAGGAGCGCGAGGCCTTCGGCAAGCCGATCTACAAGCACTCGGTCTGGGAAGAGCGCGTCGCGCGTGCCCGTATCGACATCGACATGACCCGCCTGCTCTGCCTCAAGGCGGCCGACATGATGGACAAGGTCGGCAACAAGGCGGCCAAGCAGGAAATCGCCATGATCAAGGTGCAGGCGCCGAACATGGCCCTGAAGATCATCGACGATGCCATCCAGGCCCATGGCGGCGGCGGCGTGTCGGACGATTACGGCCTTGCCAATGCCTATGCCCACCAGCGCACGCTGCGCCTGGCCGACGGTCCGGACGAGGTCCACGCCCGCTCCATCGCGCGCATGGAATTCGCCAAGCACCTGCCCAAGGCCGGCCCCACCGCCAACGCCCTGCGCGATGGCAAGGCTCCGACCACGGGCAATGACAACCTCAGCTCGGGCGACATGGGAGTGGCGCGCTGA
- a CDS encoding DUF2945 domain-containing protein, which yields MSNSNSFRTDQYVKWDWGNGMAKGQIKERFEREVTRTLKDSEVTRDGSEDNPAYLIKQEDGDEVLKLGSELQAQD from the coding sequence ATGAGCAATTCGAACAGTTTCCGCACCGACCAGTACGTCAAGTGGGACTGGGGCAACGGGATGGCCAAGGGCCAGATTAAGGAACGGTTCGAACGCGAGGTCACCCGGACCCTCAAGGACTCCGAAGTCACGCGAGACGGGAGCGAGGACAACCCCGCGTATCTCATCAAGCAGGAAGACGGCGACGAAGTGCTGAAGCTGGGCTCGGAACTGCAGGCGCAGGACTGA
- a CDS encoding COG3650 family protein — protein sequence MKLAAILMPLLLLAACNGAEQGNSAQTEAFDGIAASETVYLTGTEPFWSAEIAGGEAFYKTPENIDGLRFPAGRFAGLNGVAFSGMADGQRFDATVTPGECSDGMSDRTYPFTVTLLLGEEQRTGCAWTDLQPYSGPETP from the coding sequence GTGAAACTTGCAGCGATCCTGATGCCGCTCCTCCTGCTCGCCGCCTGCAACGGAGCGGAGCAGGGCAATTCGGCCCAGACCGAGGCATTCGACGGCATTGCCGCGAGCGAGACGGTATACCTGACCGGCACCGAACCCTTCTGGAGCGCGGAGATTGCCGGTGGCGAGGCGTTCTACAAAACCCCCGAGAACATCGACGGCCTGCGCTTTCCGGCCGGTCGGTTTGCGGGCCTCAACGGGGTGGCCTTTTCCGGCATGGCGGACGGACAGCGGTTCGATGCGACCGTGACGCCGGGCGAATGTTCTGACGGGATGAGTGACCGGACCTATCCCTTCACCGTTACACTCCTGCTTGGCGAAGAGCAGCGCACGGGCTGCGCGTGGACGGACCTCCAGCCCTATTCGGGACCCGAAACACCCTGA
- a CDS encoding Zn-dependent alcohol dehydrogenase — protein sequence MAKAAILEAVGGLTIGEVELADPGPHEVLIDTKACGLCHSDLHFIEGSYPHPLPAIPGHEAAGVVRAVGSEVKTVKPGDHVVSCLSAFCGHCEFCVTGRMALCMGADTRRAQDQAPRIMRADGSGPVAQMLNLSAFCEQMLIHEHACVAIDKDMPLDRAAVIGCAVTTGAGTIFNACSVVPGETVAVVGCGGVGLAAINAAKIAGAGKVIALDPIAEKRELAMVLGATHAFDAMSADAVDQVMKLTGGGVHHAIEAVGRQASADLAVKLLRRGGTATILGMMPLDCKVGLGAMDLLSGKKLQGAIMGMNHFPVDLPRLVDFYMRGLLDLDTIIAERIPLEKINEGFEKMKAGHSARSVVVFD from the coding sequence ATGGCGAAGGCTGCAATCCTCGAAGCCGTGGGCGGGCTGACGATCGGCGAGGTGGAACTCGCCGATCCCGGTCCGCACGAGGTGCTGATCGACACCAAGGCCTGCGGCCTGTGCCATTCGGACCTGCACTTCATCGAAGGCTCCTACCCGCACCCGCTCCCGGCGATTCCGGGGCATGAGGCGGCAGGCGTGGTCCGGGCGGTCGGCAGCGAGGTGAAGACCGTGAAGCCGGGCGACCACGTGGTTTCCTGCCTCTCGGCCTTCTGCGGCCACTGCGAATTCTGCGTCACGGGCCGCATGGCGCTGTGCATGGGCGCCGACACGCGCCGCGCACAGGACCAGGCCCCGCGCATCATGCGCGCCGACGGCAGCGGCCCGGTTGCGCAGATGCTCAACCTGTCCGCCTTCTGCGAGCAGATGCTGATCCACGAGCACGCCTGCGTGGCGATCGACAAGGACATGCCATTGGACCGTGCCGCCGTGATCGGCTGCGCTGTGACGACGGGCGCCGGGACAATCTTCAACGCCTGCTCGGTCGTGCCGGGTGAAACCGTGGCCGTGGTCGGCTGCGGCGGCGTGGGTCTTGCAGCCATCAATGCGGCCAAGATCGCGGGCGCCGGCAAGGTCATCGCGCTCGACCCGATTGCGGAAAAGCGCGAACTGGCCATGGTCCTCGGCGCAACCCATGCCTTCGACGCCATGTCGGCCGATGCGGTCGACCAGGTGATGAAGCTCACCGGCGGCGGCGTGCATCACGCGATCGAGGCGGTCGGGCGGCAGGCATCCGCCGATCTCGCGGTCAAGCTGCTGCGCCGCGGCGGGACGGCCACGATCCTCGGCATGATGCCGCTCGACTGCAAGGTCGGGCTCGGCGCGATGGATCTTTTGTCGGGCAAGAAGCTGCAGGGCGCGATCATGGGCATGAACCACTTCCCGGTGGACCTGCCGCGCCTCGTCGATTTCTACATGCGCGGCCTGCTCGATCTCGACACGATCATCGCCGAGCGCATCCCGCTCGAGAAGATCAACGAGGGATTCGAGAAGATGAAGGCCGGGCATTCGGCCCGCAGCGTGGTGGTGTTCGACTGA
- a CDS encoding YbhB/YbcL family Raf kinase inhibitor-like protein has product MSTGVPAWIQQAIGNGEVKAGLTAAMVAEEKALGRGGFTLSSPAFRHGGELDPSFTACEDDAVAPPLEWTAPPPGTQELVLVVEDVERGDVHWLVWGLPGQKGALFEGEVPPRTGKNARGNSEWLLPDPPVGVEHHYAFQLFALDLPLTLMPGATHADLVRNMENHVTALAILSARFEGHEVEEWDAEDEFDI; this is encoded by the coding sequence GTGAGTACGGGCGTGCCCGCATGGATCCAGCAGGCGATCGGCAACGGCGAAGTAAAGGCCGGGCTGACCGCTGCTATGGTGGCCGAAGAGAAAGCTCTCGGCCGCGGCGGCTTTACCCTGTCCAGCCCGGCGTTCCGCCATGGCGGCGAACTCGACCCTAGCTTCACGGCTTGCGAGGACGATGCCGTTGCACCGCCGCTCGAATGGACCGCGCCGCCTCCCGGCACGCAGGAACTCGTGCTGGTAGTCGAGGACGTGGAGCGCGGCGACGTGCACTGGCTCGTCTGGGGCCTGCCCGGGCAGAAGGGCGCGCTCTTCGAAGGTGAGGTGCCGCCGCGCACCGGCAAGAATGCCCGCGGCAATTCGGAATGGCTGCTGCCCGACCCGCCCGTGGGGGTGGAGCATCATTATGCCTTCCAGCTTTTCGCACTGGACCTGCCGCTGACGCTGATGCCCGGCGCCACGCATGCAGATCTGGTCAGGAACATGGAAAACCATGTCACCGCACTCGCGATCCTCAGTGCCCGTTTCGAAGGTCACGAGGTCGAGGAATGGGATGCCGAGGATGAATTCGACATCTGA
- a CDS encoding DUF427 domain-containing protein — protein MTVVASWNGEEIARSDDTVVVEGNHYFPASDVARSALVPSERTSVCPWKGTAQYHSVNAGGAIKPDAAWYYPDPKEAAAEIKDRIAFWKGVEVHEE, from the coding sequence ATGACTGTAGTGGCAAGCTGGAACGGCGAGGAAATCGCGCGCAGCGACGATACGGTGGTGGTCGAGGGGAACCACTATTTCCCGGCCTCCGACGTGGCGCGCAGCGCGCTGGTGCCGAGCGAGCGGACCAGCGTGTGCCCGTGGAAGGGTACGGCGCAGTACCATTCGGTCAATGCCGGCGGCGCGATCAAACCGGACGCGGCGTGGTATTACCCCGACCCCAAGGAAGCGGCTGCCGAGATCAAGGACCGCATCGCCTTCTGGAAGGGTGTCGAGGTGCACGAGGAATAG
- a CDS encoding phosphotransferase family protein, translating into MATGPEIDFDKEMVGTIEVPERDRLDLDALTAWFEANVSDFEGPISYSKFKGGQSNPTYRIDTPGRSYVLRRQPFGKLLPSAHAVDREYKAMHALGPTGFPVPKTYGLCEDPEVLGSKFFVMGLADGRSLWNGSLPGVAPSDRREIYNAMIDTMADLHLQKPEEIGLGDYGKPTDYCARQIARWSKQYKLSETEHMAKMERLIEWLPQTIPPQHESSVVHGDYRLDNMIFEKDANRVLAVLDWELSTLGDPIADFSYLMLNWHNPADGRAGLLGLDLAELGIPTQEEAVDRYVARTGYPVPPMDWYFAYNLFRLAGIMQGIKKRVIDGTASSAHAKAMSERVGPLVDRAYEFAQAAGMD; encoded by the coding sequence ATGGCGACGGGTCCGGAAATCGATTTCGACAAGGAAATGGTCGGCACCATCGAGGTGCCCGAACGCGACCGGCTCGACCTCGACGCGCTGACCGCGTGGTTCGAGGCGAACGTGTCCGACTTCGAAGGGCCGATCAGCTATTCCAAGTTCAAGGGCGGACAGTCGAACCCGACCTACCGGATCGATACGCCGGGACGCTCTTATGTCCTCAGGCGCCAGCCGTTCGGCAAGCTGCTGCCGAGCGCGCATGCCGTGGACCGCGAATACAAGGCCATGCACGCGCTCGGGCCGACCGGCTTCCCCGTGCCGAAGACCTACGGCCTGTGCGAGGATCCGGAGGTGCTGGGGTCGAAGTTCTTCGTCATGGGCCTCGCCGACGGGCGCAGCTTGTGGAACGGGTCACTGCCCGGCGTCGCCCCGTCGGACCGGCGCGAAATCTATAATGCCATGATCGACACCATGGCCGACCTGCACCTCCAGAAACCGGAGGAAATCGGCCTCGGCGACTATGGCAAGCCGACCGACTATTGCGCGCGACAGATCGCCCGCTGGTCGAAGCAGTACAAACTCTCCGAAACCGAGCACATGGCGAAGATGGAGCGGCTGATCGAATGGCTGCCCCAGACCATCCCGCCGCAGCACGAGAGCAGCGTGGTCCATGGCGACTACCGCCTGGACAACATGATCTTCGAGAAGGACGCCAACCGCGTCCTCGCCGTGCTCGATTGGGAGCTTTCGACGCTGGGCGATCCCATCGCCGACTTCAGCTATCTCATGCTGAACTGGCACAATCCGGCCGACGGGCGTGCGGGCCTGCTGGGCCTCGACCTCGCCGAACTGGGCATTCCCACGCAGGAAGAGGCGGTGGACCGCTACGTCGCGCGCACCGGCTATCCGGTGCCGCCGATGGACTGGTACTTCGCCTACAACCTCTTCCGGCTCGCCGGCATCATGCAGGGCATCAAGAAGCGCGTCATCGACGGCACGGCATCTTCCGCCCATGCCAAGGCAATGAGCGAACGCGTCGGTCCGCTGGTCGACCGCGCCTACGAATTCGCCCAAGCGGCGGGGATGGACTAG